From one Lolium rigidum isolate FL_2022 chromosome 4, APGP_CSIRO_Lrig_0.1, whole genome shotgun sequence genomic stretch:
- the LOC124649485 gene encoding PRA1 family protein F3-like translates to MSKYGTIPTSSSSPDGPPPGSSLDFISRAKARGASALATRRPWRELGDPGALAVPRGLGDAYLRARANLAHFSMNYAIVVLVVVFLSLIWHPFSLIVFLACMVAWIFLYFLRDVPLALFGRTIGDGVVLAVLSALTLILLLLTGATGNILTSLLIGLVLVLLHALLHRPAENIDEEAGRWYTPAPPPPPY, encoded by the coding sequence ATGTCGAAGTACGGCACCATCCCCACCTCCTCATCCTCCCCCGACGGCCCGCCTCCAGGCTCCTCGCTCGACTTCATCTCCCGCGCCAAGGCCCGGGGCGCGTCGGCGCTGGCGACGCGCCGGCCCTGGCGCGAGCTCGGGGACCCCGGGGCCCTCGCCGTGCCCCGGGGGCTCGGGGACGCCTACCTCCGCGCGCGCGCCAACCTCGCGCACTTCTCCATGAACTACgccatcgtcgtcctcgtcgtcgtcttcctctccctcATCTGGCACCCCTTCTCCCTCATCGTCTTCCTCGCCTGCATGGTCGCCTGGATCTTCCTCTACTTCCTCCGCGACGTGCCGCTCGCCCTCTTCGGCCGCACCATCGGCGACGGCGTCGTGCTCGCCGTCCTCTCCGCGCTCACGCTCATCCTGCTCCTGCTCACCGGCGCCACCGGCAACATCCTCACCTCGCTGCTCATCGGGCTCGTCCTCGTCCTGCTGCACGCCCTGCTTCACCGCCCCGCGGAAAACATCGACGAGGAGGCCGGACGGTGGTACACGcccgcaccgccaccgccgccctacTAG
- the LOC124649113 gene encoding thioredoxin-like 2, chloroplastic, translating to MAEAVLHHLPRRFRASTSASSSPSSHCVLSPDSRAHLRRTRAAVAAPLGRPCRLKAHAAIRSETGEQPKWWEKNAGANMIDIHSTQEFLDALRDAGDKLVIVEFYGTWCGSCRALFPRLCRTAKDNPNIVFLKVNFDENKPMCKRLNVKVLPFFHFYRGSDGQLEAFSCSLAKFQKLKDAIAVHNTDRCSIGPAVGVGNVLDSSSPQEKPAEASTS from the exons ATGGCCGAGGCCGTGCTCCACCACCTCCCCCGCCGattccgcgcctccacctccgcctcctcgtccccgTCGTCCCACTGTGTCCTCTCGCCCGACTCGCGTGCTCACCTGCGGCGGACGCGCGCGGCAGTTGCCGCCCCGCTTGGGCGGCCTTGCCGGCTCAAG GCACACGCGGCAATTCGTTCAGAGACTGGCGAGCAACCAAAATGGTGGGAAAAGAATGCCGGCGCAAATATGATTGACATACACTCCACACAGGAGTTCTTGGATGCACTAAGGGATGCAGGTGACAAGCTTGTTATTGTGGAGTTTTATGGAACTTGGTGTGGTTCTTGCAGGGCACTCTTCCCAAGG CTCTGCAGGACAGCTAAGGATAATCCTAACATTGTGTTCCTAAAAGTAAATTTCGATGAAAACAAACCTATGTGTAAACGACTGAATGTGAAGGTCCTCCCTTTCTTCCATTTTTATCGTGGATCTGATGGGCAACTGGAGGCGTTCTCATGTTCATTAGCCAAG TTTCAGAAGCTGAAGGATGCCATTGCCGTTCACAACACCGATCGTTGCAGCATAGGTCCAGCTGTTGGAGTTGGGAATGTGCTTGATAGCTCAAGCCCGCAGGAGAAACCTGCAGAAGCTAGTACAAGCTAG